A region of the Verrucomicrobiota bacterium genome:
GTCGTTCTCCAGCCCGGCGCTTCTGTTCCTTGGTGCCGACCACTCCGACGTAAGCCGTGGCTTGGCGCAAATCCGAGGTGAGTTCGACCTCATTCACATTCATCAGCCCGCATTCGTCCAAAACAAATTCACGCCGCAACAATTCGCCCAGGGAGCGCTTCAACAACTCGCGAACGCGTTCGATACGGATGGTTTGCATGTTCGGTGGATCCGGCGCCCGGCAGCCCTCCACGCGCACCGGACCGCGGCATCCCAATCAGCCGTCACAGTTTTTGAGCCACCTTCTCCAACGTATAACACTCAATGGTGTCTCCGGGTTGGTACTCGTTGAAACCGTCGAGACGAATACCGCACTCCATGCCGGCGCGGACTTCGTTGACCTCGTCCTGGAAGCGGCGAAGCGAGAGCGAAACCCCCTCGAAGATCAATCCTTTGCGTCGATAGACCCGCATCTTGCCCTTGACGATGCGCCCGCTCGAAACCGCGCACCCCGCAACGTTGCCGCCCTTGGAGAGCTCGAACACCTTGCGGACTTCGGCGGAGCCGATCGTCACTTCCTTGATCAAGGGGTCGAGCAAGCCCGCCATGGCTTCCTTCACCTGATCGATGAGCTCGTAAATGATCGCGTAGAGCTTGATCTGCACGCCTTCGCGTTTGGCCGCTTCGGACACTCCGTTGTCGATGCGGGTGTGAAAACCGAGGATGATCGCTTTGGAGGCCGAGGCCAGGGACACGTCCGACTCCGTGATCGTGCCGACGGCACTGTGGATCACTTCCAGGCTGACCTTGCTCGTCTCAACCTTCTGCAGGGCCTCGACGATGGCTTCCACCGAACCTTGCGCGTCGGCCTTGACCACGACTTTGAGCACCTTCTGGCTTTCGCTGGCCAGGGTGTCGAACAAATTCTCAAGCGTCACCTTGGGGCGGCGCTCGTTTTCAACATGGCGAGCTTCCATGGCTCGCTGCTCGCCAAGCATGCGGGCGCTCTTGTCGTTCTCCACCACGCTGAATTCGATGCCCGCCTCGGGAACTCCATTCAACCCGAGTACTTTGACGGCGACAGACGGCCCCGCTTCCTTGAGCCTGGAACCCTCCTCGTTGATCAAAGCTCTGACTTTGCCCCAATATTGGCCGCAAATCACCACATCCCCCACCTTCAAGGTCCCCTTGCGAACCAGAACCGTGGCGGTGGGGCCGCCGGGCTCGAGTCCGGATTCGATGACGTTGCCTTTGGCCCGGCGGTTGGGGTTGGCTTTGAGCTCCAAGACCTCCGCCTGGAGCACGATCAACTCGAGCAACTTTTCGATGCCTTGCTTGGTCAGGGCCGAAACATCCTGGAAAATCGTTTCGCCTCCCCATTCCTCGCAGACCAACCCCTTGTCCTGCAACTGCTGCCGGACTTTCATGGGATTCGCATTCGGATGATCGCACTTGTTGACCGCCACGATCATGGGAACCTTGGCGGCTCTGGCGTGGCTGAGAGCTTCCAACGTTTGCGGCATCACGCCGTCGTTCGCCGCGACGACCAGAATGACAATATCGGTCACGTTGGCGCCGCGGGCGCGCATCGAACTGAAAGCGGCGTGTCCCGGCGTGTCGAGGAAGGTGATCTGCTGGAGATCCTTCGGGCGGTCCGGATGCGGCACGCTGATGGTGTAGGCGCCGATGTGCTGCGTAATGCCGCCCGCCTCCCCGGCCGCCACATTGGCCTTGCGAATGACATCCAGAAGCGTCGTCTTGCCGTGATCGACGTGTCCCATGATGGTGACAACCGGAGCCCGAAGCTGCAACTCCTCCGCCCGGTCTTCCTTGTCGAGTTCGACCTCCTTCTTCGGGGCGTGGACGATGCCTCCGCCACGCTCGCGTTTCTCGAGCTCGAACCGAAAGCCATACTTGCCGCACAGGTGCTGCGCCACGTTCTCATCGATCGCCTGATTGACGTTCGCAAACACGCCAATCTCCATCATGTCCGCGATCAACTGAAACGGTTTGCGTTTGATCTGCTCGGCCAATTCCCGCACGATGATCGGCGGCTTGATCGAAATCAGCTCGCCGCCCGAAGGCTGAATAAACTTGGGTTCGGCCGTGCCCGGCTTGGCGGCGGGAGCAGGGGCCTGACCCCGTCCCCCCCCTTGGTCCTGAGCGGGACGTGAAGAGGGAGCACCCGCTCCGCGCGAATCCCGGTTGTCCCCCCGTCCGAACCTCGGATCCGGTCGCGCACCCGGGCGGGTGGCGGGAGGACGTTCCTGAGGTTTCGCCACCGGCCTGGTCGGCAGTTGAATAAACCCAACCTTGTCACCAATGCGTGGAGGTGGCGGGGTGGTTGGAGCGAGGGGCTTCACCGGAGGTAGAGGCGGCGGTGGATGGACCGGCGCTTCCAGCGCGGGACTCGGAGCGGGAGTCGCGGGAAGAGGCGGATGCGGTGCCGCTTCCTGGGGTGGAGCGGACGCCTCCGTCAGGGCAGAATCCGTCAGGGTGACTTCAGAATCGGGAGTCAGGGCTTCGCTCTCCGCCATGACGACGGAAGCAGGAGCCTCTTCGGATTCAGCCTCCACCGCCAGGACCGACGGCGCCGGCTCGGGCTCGGGTTCCGGCGCTTTCGTGAGAATGACCACGGGCTCCGGGAGGATCGGCGCGGGCGCCTCCGCCGTCTCGGGCTTCTTACCCCCCAACTGCTCGGTCAAATATTCGGCGGTGATCTTGTCCAGCGAGCTGGACGGCACCTTGGCGGCGGCGATGCCCAATTCCTTCGCCTTGACGAGCACTTCTTTGCTCTCGATGCCAAGTTTCTTCGCGATGTCGTAAATCCGGACGGGCATATTTAAATCGGGGCAAACCGGCTGTGTGTCGCGCTCTCATCGCGCGCTCAAAACGTTCCAAATCCGCACTTTCTTCGAACAGTCCATGTCGGTCAGTTGGAAAAGGGTCACGGTTGCTGCCGTCGCGCCGCCTCGGTGCGAATCGCATCGAGAACCGTCAGGGCTTGATCTCCAATTTTGGGGATCGCGGCCAGATCGTCGGGCTCCGCTTGCAGCAGATCATCCAAGCTCAAAAATCCGGCATGCACCAGCGCGTCGGCTTGTTCTTGATTGATGCCGGGAATCTCAGCCACGGCGCGCACCGCCTGCGCCACTTTTTGCTCGAACCCAAGCACCTCGACATGCTCGGCATCGATCTCAACGTGCCACCCGGTCAGCTTGGAAGTGAGCCTCGCATTTTGTCCCCGCTTGCCGATGGCGAGTGAAAGCTGATCCTCCGCCACGATGATCTTCACCCGGCGGTTGGCTTCATCGACTTCGAAAGCCTTCAACTTCGCGGGGGCCAGGGCATTGGTCGCGAAGGTGCGGATATTGGAATCCCAGCGGATGATATCCACCTTTTCGTTGTTCAGCTCGCGCACGATATTCTTGACCCGCTGGCCTCGCAATCCCACGCACGCGCCCACCGGATCGACTTTCTCGTCCCGGGAATAAACCGCGAGTTTGGTCCGAAACCCGGGTTCCCGGGCAATGGCTCGAATCTCGATCGTGCCATCGTTGATCTCGGAAACTTCGCGTTTGAAAAGTTTGATGACAAACTGGGGATCAGCCCGGGAAAGAATGATTTCGGGTCCATGCATCGTGTTCTCGACAGCCTTCACGAAGCACAAAACCCGGTCGCCCACCTGGTATTCTTCCACCGCCACACGCTCCCGGTTCGGGAGCAGGGCCTCGAACTTGCCCAAATCCACGATCACGTCCATCCGTTCGAAGCGTCGCACCGTGCCACTGACGATGTCTCCCAACCGGTCTTTGAATTCCGAGTAAATCAGCTCCTTCTCAGCCCTCCGAATATGCTGCATGAGGGCTTGCTTGGCGTTTTGCGAGGCGATACGCCCGAAATTCGCCGGAGTCACTTCCACCTCGACCTCGTCCCCCAATTGGGCTTCAGGTTTGTGCCGTCGGGCGTCAAAGACGGAAATCTGATCGTGCTTGGAGACCACCTTGTCCGCGACCAACAATTTCGCAAAAGCCTTGATTTCGCCCGACTTGGGGTCGATGGCACACCGCAACTCACGCGCCGGACCCACCGCTTTCTTGGCGGCCGAAACCAGCGCCTCTTCGACGGCCTTCACCAGAGTTTCTCTGCTGATGCCCTTCTCGCGCTCCCAGTAATCCAGTATCGCTAAAAATTCGGCGTTCATAACTCTCAAAGCCAACCCAGCATCTTGAAAACAAAAAAGTCGGAAGAAGCGATTCCCCGACTTCGGCACAGCTGACAGGTCAGCTCAAAAGTTCCAAGTATTTGAGAACAGTAGTTCCGCAGGTTTCCACGCGTCAAGTGGCAATTCTACCCCATCCCGCGTAACTTCTTCTCGGAACGTCATTTCTCCAGAGTTGGCTTTCTGAATGATCAACGCTACCTTGGCCCGAATATGACCGAAGTTCCCAGCCACGAACTGCTCCGCGATTGCGAAGCCATCCAAATCCCCGCCGGCAACACCGTCATTCTCCCCGCCGGAACCCCTTTCCATATCGGACAATCCCTTGGAGGGTCCTGGACCATCCAAGCCTTGGGCGGACTTTTCAGAGTGGCCCCAAAAGATGGGGACGCCCTCGGGCTGTCTCCTCATCCAGCTCCTCCCCCCGTTTCCCCAGCCTCCACCCTCGGCCCCCTCGAGGAAACCCAGGTTTGGGAGGCGCTCAAGAGTTGTTACGATCCCGAAATTCCAGTCAATATTGTCGATCTCGGGCTCATCTACGACCTGGTCATGGAGGCTCATCCCGAAGGCGGACACGTCGTTCATGTCAAAATGACCCTCACCGCCCCCGGTTGTGGGATGGGCGGTGTGATCGCCAAGGACGCGGAGCAGAAAATCCTTCTTCTCCCCGGGGTTCGACACGCCCAAGTCGATGTCGTCTGGGATCCGCCCTGGCATCAATCCATGATTACGTCCGGAGGACGGCGGATACTTGGACTTGAATCGTGATGTTTCGAGGTGAAATCAGGATCTCCAGGTCGGGCCATCTCCGGCACCAAACAGCTGGGAATCGCAGGGGTCTCATGCCTCACCTTTGCGGTGGTCGCCACCGGACCGAACGGGTTCATCGACAAAGGTCCCGCAGCTTATCCAACCTGTTCCATCGAAGCCTTCGAGCGGACAGGAAAAGTATGGGTCCGCATCCTCTGGGACACCAACCGCTTTCCCGATTTTAGAGTCCAATCCTCGCTCGCACCCAACTCGACCCGCTGGCAGGATGTCCCCGCCTCACCGACACCCGGGCATGTGGAAGTCGCCGCCTCGGATTCGGTGCGCTTTTTCAGGCTCTGGCGAATCCCCTGAGACGAAAGCTGCACCCCGCCTTCGCCGGGGCGTAAACCCGCCCGCACAGCATGGCGAACCCGCGCTGGGCGAGGGATCCACGTTACCCTCCCGGCCTGGCGTTCTCAGGCCAGACTCCGCTCGCGCCTTCCGAATTCAGGTCACCACACGCACGCAGTTCACGCCGCCAAACTCGTTCGGCGAACGCGAATCACAGGCCGGATCGTCCGTCCATGTCCCGTCCACAATAAACCGGTATTCGTAGCGGCCGGGAGAAAGCGAAACGTCCACTTGCCAGGCGGTTTTTCTTCCGCGTTTGAGTTTGATCACGACGGACTCCCACTGCGTAAAGTCTCCAACGAGCAACACTTCACCCGCGGGAACTGGATATTCAAACCGAACCTTCTTGGGTTTCTGTGGGGTTTCAGCCATGGCATTTCCTTTCTCTTGTTTCCGCCGCCTCAAACCTCCGCAAAAAGCCCCCCGGGGTCAAGCCCCGCCGCGTCACCCCTATCTACGGTCGGGTAACACCCAGCAACGCATGTTTCAACGACGCCTGGAGGTGCGATGGACGGGTTCGCATCATCGACATTCCGTCGATCGCGACCGCGACAGCGGGCCGTTCTAAATCCGCGCCTCTTTCAGCCGCACAAATCAACTTTCGCGACCCCGTCGGAATTCCGACGCGCGGATTGAGGCGTCAAGTTTGGGCTAAATCATGCGCCTCGGATTCCCTCCCACTCGCATCGCATACCTTCCGCGCGATTTTGTCAGGAGCACGGGAACCGAAAACGCCTTCGAAAGGACCTCATCTTGAAAGACCGACCTCAGTGCCCCCCGCTTGAGCACGCGCCCGTCACGCAACACCAATCCATGCGTAAAACACGGCATGACTTCCTCGACGTGATGCGTCACCAGCACCAGCGGGACCCCCATCCGCGACTTCGCCATGCGATCAAGAAAATCAAGAAAATGCTCGCGCGCGGCGGGATCGAGCCCGGCGCAGGGTTCATCAAGGATCAAAAGCCGTGGCCGGGCCATCAAGGCTCGGGCAATCAAAACCCTCTGCCGTTCACCTTGCGACAACACTCCCCAGGGTCGGTCCTCCAAGGAAGAACATTCCACACGCCGCAGCCAGAGCCGGGCTTGCGACCTCACGGCCCGACTTAAAGGACGCCAAACATCGATCATCGCCCAGCGCCCGCTGGCGACCGTTTCGAGCGCGGGTTCCGCGTCCTGCATGAGCTGGCGGATGGAAGAACTCACCAGGCCGATCCGGGTCCGCAGGGCTCTCCAATCGTCGCGTCCAAAACGTTTTCCCAACACCTCGATTTCCCCCGATGTGGGCATCAAGTACCCGGTTAAAGCGCTCAGGAGTGAGGTCTTGCCGGAACCGTTTGCACCGAGCAGCACCCAGTGCTCACCCTGTCGCATCGACCACTCGATGTCCTCCAGGATCGCCACCCCATCCCGATGAATCGTGAGCCCCGATATGGAGAGGAGCGTTTCGTTCCGGTTCATGAATGATGCCACCCTCGATCGGCTAGAATTTCCTGGCCTGTAATGACCCGGCTTGCGTCGCTCGCCAGAAAGAGCGCCACCTCCGCCAGTTCCGCGGGCTGAATCAACTTGGGCACCGACTGCACACGGAGAATGAAGTCCTTGGTGGCCTGATCCACGTGCTCTCGCAATTGCCGCGGCGTCATGATCCATCCCGGGGAGAGCGTGTTCACACGAATGCCGCGGGGGCCCAGCTCCCGCGCCAAGGATCGTGTGAAGCCCATCACCCCGCCTTTGGTGGCGACATACGCGCTCATGGGCACCGGGCCGTCGTGGAATGTCAACGAGGCAAAATTCACCATGGACCCTCCTTCCCCCATGAACGCCAGCGCCTCTCGAGCCACCAAAAAATAGGCGCGAAGATTGACCGCAAACAGGCCGTCCCATTGCGCCGCAGTCATGGTCTCGAATGGGATCCGGGGATCCCGGGCGGCATTGTTCACCAGCACGTCAATTCGCGGCGCTTGGCGGGACACGGCCCGAATCCATCGCCGAATAGACGTTTCCCGGGTCAAATCCACCCGAGTGAACACGGCCGCTCCCCCGCACTTCCGAGCCAGCGCTTGACCGGCACGACCATCCACATCGCAGAAATAGACACGGGCCTTCTGCTGGACAAAGGCCCCCACCATCGCCTCGCCAATGCCGTTGGCCCCGCCTGTGATCACGACCGATTTGCCCGCCAAATCATGATATTGCGCTGTCATAAAGCAGGATCAGGTTCTGAAATAACACGCCTGGCGGACACCCATCAACCGTTCGGCAGCCGATAAACATTCACCGCATTCATCCCAAAAATCGCCTCAACCGCCGCGGGATCCCGCCTCGCCACGTAGTCGCGAGCCAGCCCGTAGACATCCGCGTAAGAGCCCGCCAGAAGGCAAACCGGCCAGTCAGATCCAAACATCAATCGTCTCGGTCCGAACGCCTCGAACACCACCTCCAGATAGGGCTCGAAATCCTGTGCGCTCCAGGCCTTCCACCGCGCTTCCGTCACCAGGCCGGAAATCTTGCACGCCACGTTCGAGCACTCGGCCAACTGGCGGACGAGGCTCGTCCAGGGTTCGCGTTCCCCCGCGGCGATCCTGGGCTTGGCCAGATGGTCCAGGACGAAACGTTGCTTCGGAAACCGGCGCGCCACCGCGATCGCCGCCGGAAGTTGATGCGGAAACACGAGGAAGTCGTAAGCCAAATCGAATCCCTGCAGAGTTTCCAAGCCGCGCAAGAACGCGGGTTGCAGCATGAAATGCTCGTCGGGCTCATCCTGCACGACATGCCGGACCCCCACGAACTTGGGATGCGCGGCCAGCGGCTCCAGATCTCTTGCCACCGCCGGATTTCGCAAGTCCACCCATCCCACGACCCCCGCAATGCTCGGGTGACGCTCGGCAAGATCGAGAAGCCATCGCGATTCCTCCAGACTTTGCCGCGCTTGCACGGCCACGGAACGCGTCAGACCCGAACTCGCCAGCCATGGCTCCAAATCTCCCGGCAAAAAGTCTCTCCGGATGGGCCAATCCTCCTTCATCCAGGGATACTCCGAAGGCTGGTAGCGCCAAAAGTGCTGGTGACTGTCCACGCGCATGCCGCTTCAATCCAATCGCACCATGGCCTTGATTACCCGCGACTCGGGATTCAGCCATGTTTCAAACTCGCCCACCATCGCGTCAAAAGGAGCGGAATGGGTCATCCAGGGCCTCGTGTCGATCCTGCCCTCTTCGATGTGCTGGATGATCCCGCGGAAATCCGGCGGCAACGCATTGCGGCTCGCCAGCAGCGTCATTTCCCTCCGATGCATCAAGGGATGTCCGAATTGAACGAGATCGGTCGTAATCCCCACAAACACCAGTTTGCCGGCAAACCCCACGAACTGAAGGGCGTTCCCCATCGATTGATGACTTCCGGTCGCGTCGATCACCACGTGCGCCAGCTTGCCGTCCGTCAGTTCGCGCAACCGGTCGGCATCCCCAGCCTCGCCCCGCCCGTGCAAGGTTTCCCGCACCCCCATGGTCTCCCGAACGAACGCCAATCGTTGCTCGTTGAGGTCCAGCACAATCGTGCGCGCTCCACTCAACTTGACAAATTCGATCACGGACAGCCCGATCGGCCCCGCCCCGATAACCAGGACGTTCTGGCCTGCGCCGCATGATCCGCGCTGGACCGCGTGACAACCAATCGCCAGCGTTTCCACCAAGGCCAGTTGGTCCAGGGTCAATTGCCTGGACGGATGAAGTTTTCGCGCCGGCACCCGAAAAAAAGGCCTCATCCCGCCGTCGGTATGAACCCCCAATACCTGCAAATTCTCGCAACAGTTGCTGTGCCCGCGCTCGCAGGCGTAACATGCCTGGCAATTGATGTAGGGCTCAATGGAGCAGCGGTCCCCGGCCTGCACGTGATGAACCCCCTCCCCCACCGCCACCACTTCCACGCCCAACTCGTGTCCCGGAATTCGGGGGTACGAAAAGAAAGGCATTTTCCCAAGGAACCCACTGAAATCCGTCCCGCAAATCCCGATGCGACGGACCCGCACCAGCGCTTCACCGGGTCCTGGGGGTCCGGGATCGGGGATGTCAATCAGCCTGAAGCTGCGCGGTTTTTCGAGTTGGATGGCTTTCATCGTGGAAGGCCGTGGGGAGGACGACGACTCCCGCTTCGGCGCCCGTGTTCAACCACGC
Encoded here:
- a CDS encoding zinc-binding alcohol dehydrogenase family protein; its protein translation is MKAIQLEKPRSFRLIDIPDPGPPGPGEALVRVRRIGICGTDFSGFLGKMPFFSYPRIPGHELGVEVVAVGEGVHHVQAGDRCSIEPYINCQACYACERGHSNCCENLQVLGVHTDGGMRPFFRVPARKLHPSRQLTLDQLALVETLAIGCHAVQRGSCGAGQNVLVIGAGPIGLSVIEFVKLSGARTIVLDLNEQRLAFVRETMGVRETLHGRGEAGDADRLRELTDGKLAHVVIDATGSHQSMGNALQFVGFAGKLVFVGITTDLVQFGHPLMHRREMTLLASRNALPPDFRGIIQHIEEGRIDTRPWMTHSAPFDAMVGEFETWLNPESRVIKAMVRLD
- a CDS encoding ABC transporter ATP-binding protein, which codes for MNRNETLLSISGLTIHRDGVAILEDIEWSMRQGEHWVLLGANGSGKTSLLSALTGYLMPTSGEIEVLGKRFGRDDWRALRTRIGLVSSSIRQLMQDAEPALETVASGRWAMIDVWRPLSRAVRSQARLWLRRVECSSLEDRPWGVLSQGERQRVLIARALMARPRLLILDEPCAGLDPAAREHFLDFLDRMAKSRMGVPLVLVTHHVEEVMPCFTHGLVLRDGRVLKRGALRSVFQDEVLSKAFSVPVLLTKSRGRYAMRVGGNPRRMI
- the infB gene encoding translation initiation factor IF-2, which gives rise to MPVRIYDIAKKLGIESKEVLVKAKELGIAAAKVPSSSLDKITAEYLTEQLGGKKPETAEAPAPILPEPVVILTKAPEPEPEPAPSVLAVEAESEEAPASVVMAESEALTPDSEVTLTDSALTEASAPPQEAAPHPPLPATPAPSPALEAPVHPPPPLPPVKPLAPTTPPPPRIGDKVGFIQLPTRPVAKPQERPPATRPGARPDPRFGRGDNRDSRGAGAPSSRPAQDQGGGRGQAPAPAAKPGTAEPKFIQPSGGELISIKPPIIVRELAEQIKRKPFQLIADMMEIGVFANVNQAIDENVAQHLCGKYGFRFELEKRERGGGIVHAPKKEVELDKEDRAEELQLRAPVVTIMGHVDHGKTTLLDVIRKANVAAGEAGGITQHIGAYTISVPHPDRPKDLQQITFLDTPGHAAFSSMRARGANVTDIVILVVAANDGVMPQTLEALSHARAAKVPMIVAVNKCDHPNANPMKVRQQLQDKGLVCEEWGGETIFQDVSALTKQGIEKLLELIVLQAEVLELKANPNRRAKGNVIESGLEPGGPTATVLVRKGTLKVGDVVICGQYWGKVRALINEEGSRLKEAGPSVAVKVLGLNGVPEAGIEFSVVENDKSARMLGEQRAMEARHVENERRPKVTLENLFDTLASESQKVLKVVVKADAQGSVEAIVEALQKVETSKVSLEVIHSAVGTITESDVSLASASKAIILGFHTRIDNGVSEAAKREGVQIKLYAIIYELIDQVKEAMAGLLDPLIKEVTIGSAEVRKVFELSKGGNVAGCAVSSGRIVKGKMRVYRRKGLIFEGVSLSLRRFQDEVNEVRAGMECGIRLDGFNEYQPGDTIECYTLEKVAQKL
- a CDS encoding amidohydrolase; translation: MRVDSHQHFWRYQPSEYPWMKEDWPIRRDFLPGDLEPWLASSGLTRSVAVQARQSLEESRWLLDLAERHPSIAGVVGWVDLRNPAVARDLEPLAAHPKFVGVRHVVQDEPDEHFMLQPAFLRGLETLQGFDLAYDFLVFPHQLPAAIAVARRFPKQRFVLDHLAKPRIAAGEREPWTSLVRQLAECSNVACKISGLVTEARWKAWSAQDFEPYLEVVFEAFGPRRLMFGSDWPVCLLAGSYADVYGLARDYVARRDPAAVEAIFGMNAVNVYRLPNG
- the sufT gene encoding putative Fe-S cluster assembly protein SufT yields the protein MTEVPSHELLRDCEAIQIPAGNTVILPAGTPFHIGQSLGGSWTIQALGGLFRVAPKDGDALGLSPHPAPPPVSPASTLGPLEETQVWEALKSCYDPEIPVNIVDLGLIYDLVMEAHPEGGHVVHVKMTLTAPGCGMGGVIAKDAEQKILLLPGVRHAQVDVVWDPPWHQSMITSGGRRILGLES
- a CDS encoding SDR family oxidoreductase, which translates into the protein MTAQYHDLAGKSVVITGGANGIGEAMVGAFVQQKARVYFCDVDGRAGQALARKCGGAAVFTRVDLTRETSIRRWIRAVSRQAPRIDVLVNNAARDPRIPFETMTAAQWDGLFAVNLRAYFLVAREALAFMGEGGSMVNFASLTFHDGPVPMSAYVATKGGVMGFTRSLARELGPRGIRVNTLSPGWIMTPRQLREHVDQATKDFILRVQSVPKLIQPAELAEVALFLASDASRVITGQEILADRGWHHS
- the nusA gene encoding transcription termination factor NusA produces the protein MNAEFLAILDYWEREKGISRETLVKAVEEALVSAAKKAVGPARELRCAIDPKSGEIKAFAKLLVADKVVSKHDQISVFDARRHKPEAQLGDEVEVEVTPANFGRIASQNAKQALMQHIRRAEKELIYSEFKDRLGDIVSGTVRRFERMDVIVDLGKFEALLPNRERVAVEEYQVGDRVLCFVKAVENTMHGPEIILSRADPQFVIKLFKREVSEINDGTIEIRAIAREPGFRTKLAVYSRDEKVDPVGACVGLRGQRVKNIVRELNNEKVDIIRWDSNIRTFATNALAPAKLKAFEVDEANRRVKIIVAEDQLSLAIGKRGQNARLTSKLTGWHVEIDAEHVEVLGFEQKVAQAVRAVAEIPGINQEQADALVHAGFLSLDDLLQAEPDDLAAIPKIGDQALTVLDAIRTEAARRQQP
- the rbfA gene encoding 30S ribosome-binding factor RbfA, giving the protein MQTIRIERVRELLKRSLGELLRREFVLDECGLMNVNEVELTSDLRQATAYVGVVGTKEQKRRAGERLEQHRIRLQHQVAQDVVLRHAPLLKFVLDDSIEKGNRVLAIIEEIEKEKPAS